In Mesoaciditoga lauensis cd-1655R = DSM 25116, one genomic interval encodes:
- the argF gene encoding ornithine carbamoyltransferase, with the protein MIDLKGRNIVSIDDLSREELIQLIDTSMRLKDELYVGQSHEVLHGKTLGMIFEKPSLRTRVAFETAMTQLGGHAIYLGPNDIKLGKRETTEDIARVLSSMVNVIMARVFAHKTVEDLAKYSKVPVINALSDFEHPTQIVGDMLTIKEKFGGFNGLKLSFIGDGNNVAHSLMLAGAKLGMHVVVASPKGYEPSQKVLDRCAEISKETGAKVEALNDPQQAAENADVIYTDVWASMGQEDEAEERKRIFAPYQVNSKLMSSAKPTAIFMHCLPAHYGDEVTEEVGHGPQSAIFQEAENRLHSIKAMLVHVTR; encoded by the coding sequence ATGATCGATCTGAAAGGAAGAAACATAGTCAGCATCGATGATTTAAGTCGGGAAGAACTCATCCAACTAATAGACACATCTATGAGACTTAAAGACGAGTTGTACGTTGGCCAATCCCATGAAGTATTACACGGAAAGACTTTGGGAATGATATTTGAAAAACCTTCTTTGAGAACGCGAGTTGCTTTTGAAACTGCCATGACTCAATTGGGAGGACATGCCATTTACCTAGGGCCAAATGATATAAAGCTCGGAAAAAGGGAAACAACGGAAGATATCGCACGAGTACTTTCAAGTATGGTAAATGTCATAATGGCGAGGGTATTCGCTCATAAGACCGTTGAGGATCTGGCAAAGTATTCAAAAGTTCCGGTTATAAATGCCCTTTCAGATTTTGAGCACCCCACACAAATCGTCGGTGATATGTTGACGATAAAAGAAAAATTTGGTGGTTTTAACGGATTGAAATTGTCATTCATAGGTGACGGAAACAACGTTGCTCACTCTTTGATGTTAGCAGGAGCCAAGTTGGGAATGCATGTGGTTGTGGCTTCACCTAAAGGATACGAGCCTTCCCAAAAGGTTTTGGATAGATGCGCGGAAATTTCAAAAGAAACTGGCGCCAAGGTTGAAGCGCTCAACGATCCTCAACAAGCAGCCGAAAATGCAGATGTTATATACACAGATGTATGGGCATCTATGGGCCAGGAAGATGAAGCTGAAGAGAGGAAAAGGATATTTGCTCCTTACCAGGTGAATTCCAAGTTGATGTCCTCTGCCAAACCAACAGCCATCTTCATGCATTGCCTCCCAGCTCATTATGGAGATGAAGTCACAGAGGAAGTGGGACATGGTCCACAAAGTGCAATTTTCCAGGAAGCGGAAAATAGGCTTCACTCCATAAAAGCCATGTTGGTTCATGTTACAAGATAA
- a CDS encoding LemA family protein, which produces MAVGWIIGISVGVILIILVVWFIAIYNSLITLKKRGQNAWAQIDVQLNRRHDLIPNLVNSVKGYMKFEQETLQKVIDARSKALSSANIKDKMNAENQLTGALGRLIAVFERYPELKANQNVADLMQQLTDTENKIAYARQFYNDIVTRYNTKLLVFPANIVANIFHFEELPLFEVPQEARNVPKVDLNF; this is translated from the coding sequence CTGTGGGATGGATAATAGGAATATCGGTTGGGGTTATCCTCATCATCTTAGTAGTATGGTTTATAGCTATTTACAACTCCCTGATAACTCTTAAGAAAAGAGGGCAAAACGCCTGGGCCCAGATAGACGTTCAGCTTAACAGGCGACACGATTTGATTCCAAACCTTGTCAATTCCGTTAAAGGATATATGAAATTTGAGCAGGAGACACTTCAAAAGGTTATAGATGCTCGATCAAAAGCACTTTCTTCCGCAAACATAAAAGACAAGATGAACGCTGAAAATCAGTTAACAGGAGCGTTGGGAAGGCTTATCGCAGTTTTTGAAAGATATCCTGAATTGAAAGCCAACCAGAATGTTGCCGATCTCATGCAACAATTAACGGATACTGAAAACAAGATCGCATATGCACGGCAGTTTTACAACGATATCGTTACACGCTATAACACCAAATTGCTTGTGTTTCCGGCGAATATAGTGGCTAATATCTTCCATTTTGAAGAATTGCCTCTTTTTGAAGTGCCTCAAGAGGCCAGAAATGTTCCTAAAGTCGATCTTAATTTTTGA
- a CDS encoding phosphate signaling complex PhoU family protein, with protein sequence MIPKEMINSYKESVMKFGRFVEDMFDRSVYALVDRNADMAKEVIEDDKLADKMRDELNEKTIIMIGEYAPVGKQLVESVNGFILENALEMIGDKSVQIAVETLKLLKEPSLKPLVDLPKMASTAEKMMRISLDVYKDESNAYAIEELLKMEEYVDELNISIEDELKLYMMESPKNVSRALSLMFISKHIEDIADLCLKVIPKRPL encoded by the coding sequence GTGATTCCAAAAGAGATGATAAATTCCTACAAAGAGTCCGTTATGAAATTCGGGCGTTTTGTAGAGGACATGTTTGATAGATCTGTTTATGCCCTTGTGGATAGAAATGCTGACATGGCAAAAGAGGTCATAGAAGACGATAAATTAGCAGATAAAATGAGGGACGAATTGAATGAAAAAACCATTATAATGATAGGCGAATATGCCCCAGTGGGAAAGCAACTGGTCGAAAGCGTTAATGGATTTATTTTAGAAAATGCGTTGGAAATGATAGGAGATAAATCAGTTCAAATAGCGGTAGAAACGTTGAAATTACTGAAGGAACCGTCATTGAAACCATTGGTGGATTTGCCTAAAATGGCTTCTACAGCCGAAAAGATGATGAGAATAAGTTTGGATGTTTACAAAGATGAAAGTAACGCCTATGCTATAGAAGAGTTGTTAAAGATGGAAGAGTATGTGGACGAATTAAACATTTCTATAGAAGACGAATTGAAATTGTACATGATGGAATCGCCTAAGAACGTCAGCAGGGCTTTGAGTCTCATGTTTATCTCTAAGCATATAGAAGATATCGCTGATCTTTGTTTAAAGGTCATACCCAAACGACCCCTTTAA
- the fba gene encoding class II fructose-1,6-bisphosphate aldolase, translating into MYVKSTKEILDKANEGYYGVGAFNINNLEFLEAIIDAAVEKKSPVIIETSEGAMSYAGGGDFRRGAKVLANMVREFAETVSVPVALHLDHGHDIEHVVAAIQAGYSSVMIDASAKPYKENMELTAEVVKIAHAAGISVEAELGRLVGIEDNVSVSERDATLVDPDEAKDFVEHTGVDFLAPAIGTSHGAFKFKGEAKLDFERLKKVKELTKLPLVLHGASTVLPRYVELANEYGADIQGAKGVPYDVLKESVKYGINKVNTDTDLRVAFIAELRKVLHDDKAQIDPRKLFKPAMAAIKEVVMERMEVLGSVGKA; encoded by the coding sequence ATGTATGTTAAAAGCACTAAAGAAATATTGGATAAAGCAAATGAGGGTTACTACGGAGTGGGGGCTTTCAACATCAATAATCTGGAATTTTTAGAGGCGATAATTGATGCCGCTGTTGAAAAAAAATCCCCAGTTATAATCGAAACGAGTGAAGGTGCCATGTCATACGCCGGAGGTGGGGACTTCAGAAGAGGTGCAAAAGTTTTGGCTAACATGGTGAGAGAATTTGCGGAAACCGTTTCGGTTCCGGTGGCGCTTCACTTGGACCACGGACACGATATAGAACATGTTGTGGCAGCTATTCAAGCAGGTTATTCTTCTGTTATGATAGATGCTTCCGCAAAGCCGTACAAAGAAAATATGGAACTCACGGCAGAAGTGGTGAAAATAGCTCATGCAGCCGGAATATCTGTTGAAGCGGAACTTGGAAGGCTTGTTGGGATAGAAGACAACGTTTCCGTTTCTGAAAGAGACGCAACACTGGTAGATCCTGATGAGGCAAAAGACTTTGTTGAGCATACGGGTGTTGACTTCTTGGCGCCTGCTATCGGAACAAGCCACGGTGCTTTCAAATTCAAGGGCGAAGCAAAATTGGATTTTGAAAGGTTGAAAAAGGTCAAAGAACTGACGAAATTACCTCTTGTGCTCCACGGTGCTTCCACCGTACTTCCAAGATACGTTGAGCTCGCAAATGAGTACGGTGCAGATATTCAAGGAGCAAAAGGCGTTCCATATGATGTTTTGAAAGAATCCGTTAAATACGGTATAAACAAAGTCAACACAGATACAGATTTGAGGGTGGCGTTCATTGCCGAGTTAAGAAAGGTTTTGCACGACGATAAAGCTCAAATAGATCCAAGGAAGCTTTTCAAACCCGCTATGGCTGCTATAAAAGAAGTGGTCATGGAAAGAATGGAAGTTTTGGGTTCCGTTGGAAAAGCTTAA
- a CDS encoding type II secretion system protein, with product MKGFTLIELLIVLAVITAIISALVPLGVNVIRHARALTVAFNLSEISKAAMSNFYLDHNTSISIDSIKSYFSQHEELKDYQIKSSLASTLEHVYIWYTGNDITASQVEKVFPDVEATQGNKPMISIELRKYW from the coding sequence ATGAAAGGTTTCACCCTTATAGAGCTTTTGATAGTTTTGGCTGTGATAACGGCCATCATTTCAGCTTTAGTGCCACTGGGAGTAAACGTGATAAGGCATGCACGTGCCTTAACAGTTGCGTTTAACCTCTCAGAAATATCAAAAGCCGCCATGAGCAATTTTTACCTGGATCACAACACTTCTATTTCAATAGACAGCATAAAAAGCTACTTTTCTCAGCATGAAGAGCTGAAAGACTATCAAATAAAGTCATCACTTGCTTCAACGTTAGAACACGTGTACATATGGTACACCGGGAACGACATAACAGCTTCACAAGTGGAAAAGGTCTTTCCAGATGTTGAAGCTACGCAGGGAAACAAACCTATGATTTCTATTGAACTTAGAAAATATTGGTAA
- the ackA gene encoding acetate kinase, with amino-acid sequence MKVLVINSGSSSLKYQLFDMKDESVLCSGIVERIKLDGSRLIHKVNSKKYVVETPVKDHKVALKIVLDTLLDPEKGVIKSMDEIEAVGHRVVHGGETFSGSVLIDEKVMKALEDNVELAPLHNPPNITGIVAAKELLPDAPQVGVFDTAFHQTLPEKAYFYAIPMKYYKKYKIRRYGFHGTSHFYVSRRAAEILGKPVEKLKTITCHIGNGASITAVKHGKSVDTSMGFTPLEGLVMGTRSGDMDPAIVTFLQEKEGLTSKEINDILNKQSGVYGITNGFSSDMRDIEDAALEGTNDLAKIALEMYDYRIAKYVGAYAAAMNGVDAIVFTGGVGENSPYTRKDVCSYLEFLGIHIDDEKNNMRGKEEIISTKDSKVKVLVVPTNEELVIARDTKKIVESLKK; translated from the coding sequence TTGAAAGTACTCGTGATAAACTCGGGAAGTTCTTCCCTTAAATACCAGCTTTTTGACATGAAAGACGAATCAGTTTTGTGTAGTGGAATAGTTGAGAGAATAAAACTCGATGGCTCGAGGCTTATTCATAAAGTTAATTCAAAAAAATACGTGGTTGAAACGCCTGTTAAAGATCATAAGGTGGCGTTGAAAATAGTTCTTGATACGCTTTTAGATCCAGAAAAAGGCGTGATCAAATCGATGGATGAGATAGAGGCAGTTGGCCACAGGGTTGTGCACGGTGGAGAAACATTCTCCGGTTCCGTCCTTATAGATGAAAAGGTTATGAAAGCGTTGGAAGACAACGTCGAATTGGCGCCTCTTCATAATCCACCTAATATAACGGGAATCGTTGCGGCAAAAGAGCTCCTTCCAGATGCACCCCAGGTTGGCGTTTTTGATACAGCTTTCCATCAAACGTTGCCCGAAAAAGCGTATTTTTATGCCATACCAATGAAATACTATAAAAAGTACAAGATAAGAAGATACGGATTTCACGGTACTTCTCATTTCTACGTTTCAAGAAGGGCAGCTGAAATTTTGGGAAAACCAGTTGAAAAGCTTAAGACGATAACCTGCCATATAGGAAACGGTGCATCGATTACGGCCGTGAAACATGGTAAGAGTGTGGATACTTCTATGGGATTCACCCCTCTTGAAGGGCTTGTGATGGGCACAAGATCTGGAGACATGGATCCGGCCATCGTCACGTTCCTCCAAGAAAAAGAAGGGCTCACATCTAAGGAAATAAACGATATTCTCAACAAACAAAGCGGTGTTTACGGCATTACCAACGGTTTCAGCAGCGATATGAGAGACATTGAAGATGCGGCATTGGAGGGAACAAACGATTTGGCAAAAATCGCGTTGGAAATGTATGATTATCGTATTGCCAAATACGTTGGGGCGTACGCTGCTGCGATGAACGGTGTAGATGCCATAGTGTTTACAGGTGGTGTGGGAGAAAACTCACCTTACACGAGAAAAGACGTTTGTTCTTACCTTGAATTCTTGGGTATCCACATAGACGATGAAAAGAACAACATGCGTGGAAAAGAAGAGATCATTTCAACGAAAGATTCAAAAGTAAAAGTTCTGGTTGTTCCAACCAATGAAGAGCTTGTCATAGCTAGGGACACCAAAAAGATCGTGGAGAGTTTGAAGAAATAA